Proteins encoded by one window of Arachis ipaensis cultivar K30076 chromosome B04, Araip1.1, whole genome shotgun sequence:
- the LOC107636648 gene encoding uncharacterized protein LOC107636648: MNTLAPQQDSSKSKCLRLNPEQMEVCHLVRDLGIRPMIWKFHPSKRDEIRRAYLKAGPNQPILDNYPFSSDTSRHRRFQASWFELYPSWLEYSIEDDAVYYLPCYLFAIESSINTGSNAFIENDFRNWKKLILMVASTEVRQIHEFFTQLTAIVSIVGTSCKRYDQLQEAQEIENAKLIANDELEIGQATHTVLNNIIDGTTSAKKCEAYGVNKGLLIFCAKHYNKIPRHFECIHVVSTSKLLLKKLRDNGWCNLLEIVKKFCEKHEIDIPDMSTQYTIGRGRSCQPKITIKHHYRVDVFLAAIASQIQELNSRFNEETMELLTLSIALDLKDNFKLFNIQNICKLAEKFYPSDFSDYERILLNAQLQHYAFDILNHLKDVGTLSELCKRLKETGKLKTYHLVDRLICNVLTLPVSTATTERAFSAMKIFKTRLQSKMADEFLVDNLVICIEKEIAATFSTNSIIDDFESRKKR; encoded by the exons ATGAATACTTTAGCTCCTCAACAAGATAGTTCAAAGTCAAAGTGCCTACGACTTAATCCTGAACAAATGGAAGTATGTCATTTGGTAAGAGATCTAGGAATTCGACCAATGATTTGGAAGTTTCATCCAAGTAAAAGAGATGAAATTCGTCGAGCTTATCTTAAAGCTGGACCaaatcaaccaatacttgataaTTATCCATTCTCGAGCGATACAAGTCGTCATCGTCGTTTTCAAGCTTCTTGGTTTGAATTATACCCTTCATGGTTAGAATATTCTATTGAAGATGATGCTGTATATTATTTACCATGCTACCTATTTGCTATAGAATCTTCAATCAACACAGGTTCAAATGCTTTCATTGAAAACGACTTCAGGAATTGGAAGAAG TTAATACTGATGGTTGCTTCAACGGAAGTACGTCAAATTCATGAGTTTTTCACACAATTAACTGCTATTGTCAGTATTGTTGGTACATCTTGCAAACGATATGATCAACTACAAGAAGCTCAAGAAATTGAAAATGCAAAATTGATTGCCAATGATGAGCTAGAAATAGGTCAAG CTACTCATACCGTTCTTAATAACATTATTGATGGTACAACTTCTGCTAAAAAATGTGAGGCTTATGGTGTCAACAAA GGATTACTAATATTTTGTGCCAAGCATTACAACAAAATCCCAAGACATTTTGAATGCATTCATGTTGTTTCCACATCAAAACTACTTCTTAAAAAATTGAGGGATAACGGTTGGTGCAATTTACTTGAGATTGTTAAGAAATTTTGTGAGAAACATGAAATTGACATCCCTGATATGAGTACACAATACACgattggaagaggtcgatcttGTCAaccaaagataacaatcaagcaTCATTATCGAGTAGATGTGTTTTTGGCAGCAATTGCCTCTCAAATTCAAGAGTTAAATAGTAGATTCAATGAGGAAACCATGGAGCTTTTGACTTTAAGTATTGCCTTAGACCTTAAAGATAATTTTAAGTTGTTTAATATTCAGAATATATGTAAGTTGGCTGAAAAATTTTATCCTTCAGATTTTTCTGAttatgaaaggattcttttgaATGCTCAATTGCAACATTATGCATTTGATATACTGAATCATCTAAAAGATGTTGGGACACTTTCTGAGTTATGTAAAAGATTGAAAGAAACAGGAAAATTAAAAACTTATCATTTGGTTGATAGACTGATTTGCAATGTCTTGACTCTTCCAGTATCTACAGCAACAACAGAAAGAGCTTTCTCGGcaatgaaaatttttaaaacaagGCTTCAGAGTAAAATGGCAGACGAATTTCTTGTAGATAATTTAGTCATTTGCATTGAGAAAGAAATTGCAGCTACTTTCAGTACAAATTCAATAATAGATGACTTCGAATCAAGGAAAAAACGTTAG